A portion of the Tenacibaculum todarodis genome contains these proteins:
- a CDS encoding helix-turn-helix domain-containing protein produces MPINILKNNFPFNSQESDFQIFRFEDFLKSESTDFITTNHVIGFYTLFFISEGVGKHSIDFTDYNYEKGTILSVRKNQIHKFYLNSNTKGFILCFKEEFLNSYLNENEVANAIQMFNELLVSPKTQTREREFHGVFQLVTGIENEILHINDKYSLKLIRSLIHILITLIYRIKSEGHNKVQLSKYIKEFIRFQNLLEQDYCKTKKVFDYASKLGFSTKKLNTIVKFITNKPAKEFIDQTVMVKLKSLLLHSSLSVKEIAFKTGFNDSTNLYKYFKKHNNTTPEEFRKLNKD; encoded by the coding sequence ATGCCAATTAATATTTTAAAAAATAATTTCCCTTTTAATTCTCAAGAATCAGATTTCCAGATTTTTAGGTTTGAAGATTTTTTAAAATCAGAAAGCACAGATTTTATTACTACAAATCATGTTATTGGTTTTTATACGTTGTTTTTTATATCTGAAGGTGTTGGAAAACATTCTATAGATTTTACAGATTATAATTACGAAAAAGGAACTATTCTCTCCGTTAGAAAAAACCAAATACATAAATTTTATTTAAATTCTAATACAAAAGGATTTATACTCTGTTTTAAAGAAGAGTTTTTAAATAGTTATCTAAATGAAAATGAGGTTGCAAATGCTATACAGATGTTTAATGAGTTGTTAGTGTCTCCCAAAACACAAACAAGAGAAAGAGAGTTTCATGGAGTTTTTCAATTAGTAACCGGAATTGAAAATGAAATTTTACATATAAATGATAAATATTCTCTAAAACTAATTAGAAGCCTTATTCATATTTTAATTACCCTTATTTATAGAATAAAGTCTGAAGGACATAATAAGGTTCAATTAAGTAAATATATTAAAGAATTTATAAGGTTTCAAAATCTACTTGAACAAGATTATTGTAAAACCAAAAAAGTTTTTGATTATGCTAGTAAGCTCGGTTTTTCAACAAAAAAATTAAACACAATTGTAAAATTTATTACAAATAAACCTGCTAAAGAGTTTATTGACCAAACAGTTATGGTGAAATTAAAAAGCCTTCTTTTACACTCAAGTTTATCTGTAAAGGAAATTGCTTTTAAAACAGGTTTTAATGATTCAACCAACCTTTATAAGTACTTTAAAAAACACAATAATACTACTCCAGAAGAATTTAGAAAGCTAAATAAAGATTAA
- a CDS encoding GNAT family N-acetyltransferase: MITDCIRTNSKNQDFKSLVKHLDAYLKITDGDEHDFYNQYNNIDVLKQVIVIYDAKKPIGCGAIKKFDDTSVEVKRMFVSEECRGKGVAQKILTELEIWANELGYKKCVLETGKRQIEAVQFYKKSGYKIIPNYGQYKGLENSICFEKTI; the protein is encoded by the coding sequence ATGATAACAGATTGTATTAGAACAAACTCTAAAAACCAAGACTTTAAAAGTTTGGTAAAGCATTTAGATGCGTACTTAAAAATTACCGATGGAGATGAACATGACTTTTATAATCAGTATAATAATATTGATGTTTTAAAACAAGTAATTGTTATTTATGATGCTAAAAAACCGATTGGTTGTGGCGCAATTAAAAAGTTTGATGACACTTCTGTTGAGGTAAAAAGAATGTTTGTTTCTGAAGAATGTAGAGGTAAAGGAGTTGCTCAAAAAATACTAACCGAACTAGAAATTTGGGCAAATGAATTGGGTTATAAAAAATGTGTTTTAGAAACCGGGAAAAGACAAATAGAAGCTGTACAGTTTTATAAAAAAAGCGGGTATAAAATTATCCCGAATTATGGCCAATACAAAGGTCTGGAGAATAGTATTTGTTTTGAAAAGACAATTTAA
- a CDS encoding ABC transporter ATP-binding protein, with amino-acid sequence MLKVNNISFNYKESKNVLKDINFQLKAGEHLCIMGESGSGKSTLLKIIYGLLDLEKGDISWNKEPVLGPKHNLVPGFENFKYVAQDFDLMPYTSVSENIKKFLSRFYPEESEKRTQELLEVIEMKPFENTKVKNLSGGQQQRVAIARALAKEPEVLLLDEPFGQIDNFKKNSLRRNLFTFLKEKNIACIIATHDENDALSFSDKLIVIQDQKIIANDTPIAIYNNPKSKYIASLFNDVNEITINSETLLLYPHQIKIVESIGTESSSAQATVLNAYFKGFYWLIEVDFNGKSVFLNHTSEVEKGNLIQLKL; translated from the coding sequence GTGCTAAAAGTAAACAACATATCATTTAATTATAAAGAAAGTAAAAATGTTTTAAAAGACATCAATTTTCAACTAAAAGCAGGAGAACATTTGTGTATAATGGGCGAAAGCGGAAGCGGAAAATCGACACTTTTAAAAATAATTTACGGATTATTAGACCTAGAAAAAGGAGACATTTCTTGGAACAAAGAACCCGTTTTAGGACCAAAACATAACTTAGTACCAGGTTTCGAAAACTTTAAATACGTAGCACAAGATTTCGATTTAATGCCATACACTTCAGTTTCAGAAAATATTAAAAAATTCTTATCTCGTTTTTATCCAGAAGAAAGCGAAAAAAGAACGCAAGAATTGTTAGAAGTCATAGAAATGAAACCTTTTGAAAACACAAAGGTTAAAAACCTAAGTGGCGGTCAACAACAACGTGTTGCTATTGCAAGAGCATTAGCAAAAGAACCCGAAGTATTATTGCTAGACGAACCTTTTGGACAAATAGATAATTTTAAAAAGAACTCGTTAAGAAGAAATTTATTTACCTTTTTAAAAGAAAAAAATATTGCCTGTATAATTGCAACACATGATGAAAATGATGCACTCTCTTTTTCTGATAAACTAATTGTAATACAAGATCAAAAAATAATTGCTAACGATACTCCAATAGCAATTTACAACAACCCAAAAAGTAAATACATTGCTTCTTTGTTCAACGATGTAAATGAAATTACCATAAACAGCGAAACCCTTTTATTGTATCCACATCAAATTAAAATTGTAGAATCTATAGGTACTGAATCAAGTTCAGCACAGGCAACCGTTTTAAACGCTTACTTTAAAGGGTTTTATTGGTTAATTGAAGTAGATTTTAATGGAAAAAGTGTGTTTTTAAATCATACTTCTGAAGTAGAAAAAGGAAATCTTATTCAACTAAAATTATAA
- a CDS encoding flavin-containing monooxygenase, whose protein sequence is MKDYIIIGAGQSGLAIAYYLNKHKENYVIVDANAEIGAPWLKRWDSLKLFTPSEFNSLPGFKFPHKKGHYANKFEVATYLKKYVAKFNIPIEFNQKIIALKKENGVFTLKSETQNFEAKNVIIATGPFHKPFTPSCHTKISKDIFQIHSEHYKSPNQLQEGATLVVGAGDSGVQILEEVSKTNKPVYFSGNTNITSLPQEILGKTLWWWFSKVGFLTANKYSWIGKKLSKSGQPVIGTDVKTLFKKKNVTCVGRTLDANEQTIIFEKQKVNDIKNIVWATGFKPNFNWIEGIELDESYYPKNYRGVSENLDGLYFLGLPWLYTRGSATLGGVKKDAKYLKKYIFKKAEKK, encoded by the coding sequence ATGAAAGATTACATAATTATAGGAGCTGGTCAATCTGGTTTAGCAATTGCTTATTACCTTAATAAACACAAGGAAAATTATGTAATAGTTGATGCGAATGCTGAAATTGGGGCTCCTTGGTTAAAAAGATGGGATTCTTTAAAACTATTTACACCTTCTGAGTTTAATAGTTTACCCGGATTTAAATTTCCTCATAAAAAAGGACATTATGCAAACAAGTTTGAAGTTGCTACTTATTTAAAAAAGTATGTTGCTAAGTTTAATATTCCAATTGAATTTAATCAGAAAATAATAGCACTTAAAAAAGAGAATGGTGTTTTTACATTAAAAAGTGAAACCCAAAATTTTGAAGCAAAAAATGTAATTATTGCAACAGGTCCTTTTCATAAACCATTTACTCCAAGTTGTCACACAAAGATTTCAAAAGATATTTTTCAAATACATAGTGAGCATTATAAAAGTCCAAATCAATTGCAAGAAGGAGCAACTTTAGTTGTTGGTGCAGGAGATTCTGGAGTTCAGATTTTAGAAGAAGTTTCTAAAACTAACAAACCTGTTTACTTTTCTGGAAACACTAATATTACTTCACTTCCGCAGGAAATATTAGGAAAAACGTTGTGGTGGTGGTTTAGTAAAGTTGGTTTTTTAACTGCTAATAAATATTCTTGGATTGGTAAAAAACTAAGTAAAAGTGGACAACCCGTTATTGGAACGGATGTAAAAACGTTGTTTAAAAAGAAAAATGTTACCTGCGTTGGTAGAACATTAGATGCAAATGAACAAACCATAATTTTTGAAAAGCAAAAAGTAAACGATATTAAAAATATTGTTTGGGCAACAGGCTTTAAACCAAATTTTAATTGGATTGAAGGTATTGAATTAGATGAAAGCTACTATCCAAAAAATTACAGAGGCGTAAGCGAAAACCTTGACGGATTGTACTTTTTAGGACTTCCGTGGTTGTACACAAGAGGTTCTGCAACTTTAGGCGGAGTTAAAAAAGATGCCAAATATTTGAAGAAGTATATTTTTAAAAAAGCAGAAAAGAAGTAA
- a CDS encoding NAD(P)/FAD-dependent oxidoreductase: MNYSYWEYKEWFSNIDFTIVGSGIVGLNCALELQKKHPKAKILILEKGMLPQGASTKNAGFACFGSLSEIIDDLNSHSEQEVYNLVEKRWNGLQLLRKNLGDSNIDFQQNFGYGLFNDKQFFEECLAQKEKINKLLFPIFNDEVFSVSDNIFNFKNTSDNYIVNKFEGQINTGKMVSELVHKIQKLGIKILNNISVDSFSESGNVVAIKTDKITFKTNKLFIATNGFANKLLKENIQPARAQVLITKPIENLYIKGTFHLDKGYYYFRNIDNRILFGGGRNLDFKTEETTEFGETEIIQNKLEEILKTTILPNTNFEIEHRWSGIMGVGNQKNAIVKQLSNNVFCGVRLGGMGIAIGSLVGKELAELID, encoded by the coding sequence ATGAATTATAGTTATTGGGAATATAAAGAATGGTTTTCTAACATTGATTTTACAATTGTTGGAAGCGGAATTGTAGGTTTAAATTGTGCCTTAGAACTTCAGAAGAAACATCCAAAAGCTAAAATTTTGATTCTTGAAAAAGGAATGTTACCACAAGGAGCAAGTACAAAAAATGCAGGTTTTGCTTGTTTTGGAAGTCTATCTGAAATTATTGACGATTTAAATTCGCACTCAGAACAAGAAGTTTATAATTTGGTTGAAAAGCGCTGGAATGGTTTACAATTACTTCGGAAGAATTTAGGAGATTCCAATATAGATTTTCAGCAGAATTTTGGATACGGATTATTTAATGACAAGCAATTTTTTGAAGAATGTTTGGCACAAAAAGAAAAAATAAACAAGCTACTTTTTCCTATTTTTAATGACGAAGTATTTTCAGTTTCCGATAATATTTTTAACTTTAAAAACACTTCGGATAATTATATTGTAAACAAATTTGAAGGTCAAATAAACACTGGTAAAATGGTTTCTGAATTAGTACATAAAATTCAAAAATTAGGAATTAAAATTTTAAACAATATTTCTGTTGATAGTTTTTCTGAAAGTGGAAATGTTGTTGCAATAAAAACCGATAAAATTACCTTTAAAACAAATAAACTATTTATTGCTACAAATGGTTTTGCCAACAAACTTTTAAAAGAAAATATACAACCTGCAAGAGCACAAGTTCTCATAACAAAACCAATTGAAAATTTATACATAAAAGGAACTTTTCATTTAGATAAAGGCTATTATTATTTTAGAAATATTGATAATAGAATTCTGTTTGGCGGTGGAAGAAATCTCGATTTTAAAACCGAAGAAACTACCGAATTTGGTGAAACAGAAATTATTCAAAATAAATTAGAAGAAATATTAAAAACTACAATTTTGCCAAACACAAATTTTGAAATTGAACACAGATGGAGCGGAATTATGGGTGTTGGAAATCAGAAAAACGCAATTGTAAAACAATTGTCTAATAATGTATTTTGTGGTGTTCGTTTAGGCGGAATGGGAATTGCAATTGGCTCTTTAGTTGGTAAAGAATTAGCAGAATTAATAGATTAA
- a CDS encoding M13 family metallopeptidase: MKIIKKALFVSAIAAGMIACKSDQSEEKSAGIILENMDTSVKPTDDFFRYVNGTWLDKTEIPADRTSWGGFGELRKKTDADVLDILNEAIEQRDFPKVKDANGNEIDSDQEKAVNYYETIMDTVARNEQGIEPIKPFLAKIDEIKTKKDVETYITNMAPYGGGGFYGFGVYNDLKNSSQYAGYMGAGGLGLSRDYYVDAKVADKLAKYQEFVAKMFVTFGDDEATAKKNAATIVAFEKSLAEPQMTKEERRDTRKMYNPMSVAELSKLSPGIDWDAHLKGIGVTDLDKIIVTDLGYFKALSGVLASRSVEDIKLLLRWNTINGSLGVLSTDLETANWEFYSKEMRGAKQQRPRDERALGNLNGAVGEALGKLYVDKMFPPEAKKKAEEMIDNVMLGFEKRIAGLEWMSEETKTKALEKLHKLTVKIAYPDVWKDYAALQVKGLEKGGTYFENAKNVTKWNYNKNMAKLGKPVDRTEWGMSPQTVNAYFNPVNNEIVFPAAILQPPFYDYKADEAVNYGGIGAVIGHEISHSFDDSGARFDGDGNLKNWWTDQDSEKFAVIGKQLVKQYSDIVAIDSMHLNGEFTLGENIGDLGGVQAAYEGLQIFLEKEGRPANIDGYTPEQRFFLSWGTIWRTKMRDEALKNLIMTNTHAPGQYRAYMPLKNVDAFYEAFGVKEGDKMYIKPEERVRIW, from the coding sequence ATGAAAATAATTAAAAAAGCACTTTTTGTTTCTGCAATTGCAGCAGGAATGATTGCTTGTAAATCAGATCAATCCGAAGAAAAATCGGCAGGTATTATCCTTGAAAACATGGATACTTCTGTAAAACCAACAGATGATTTCTTTAGATATGTAAACGGAACTTGGTTAGACAAAACTGAAATTCCAGCAGACAGAACTTCTTGGGGAGGTTTTGGAGAATTACGTAAAAAAACCGATGCTGATGTTTTGGACATTTTAAACGAAGCAATTGAACAAAGAGATTTTCCGAAGGTAAAAGATGCAAACGGAAATGAAATAGATTCAGATCAAGAAAAAGCAGTAAACTATTATGAAACTATAATGGATACTGTTGCAAGAAACGAGCAAGGTATTGAGCCAATAAAGCCGTTTTTAGCTAAAATTGATGAAATTAAAACAAAGAAAGATGTTGAAACATACATAACAAACATGGCGCCTTACGGTGGTGGAGGTTTTTACGGTTTTGGTGTTTATAACGATTTAAAAAACAGTAGCCAATATGCAGGTTATATGGGTGCTGGCGGTTTAGGTTTGTCTCGTGATTATTACGTAGATGCTAAAGTAGCAGACAAATTAGCTAAATATCAAGAGTTTGTAGCTAAGATGTTCGTAACTTTTGGAGATGATGAAGCTACTGCTAAAAAGAACGCAGCAACAATTGTTGCTTTCGAAAAAAGCTTAGCAGAACCTCAGATGACAAAAGAAGAGCGTAGAGATACTCGTAAAATGTACAACCCAATGTCGGTTGCAGAGTTGTCTAAATTATCTCCTGGTATTGATTGGGATGCGCACTTAAAAGGAATTGGTGTTACAGATTTAGACAAAATAATTGTTACAGATTTAGGATACTTTAAAGCCTTAAGCGGTGTTTTAGCTTCTCGTTCTGTAGAAGATATTAAATTATTATTACGTTGGAACACAATTAACGGTTCTTTAGGTGTATTATCTACCGATTTAGAAACTGCAAACTGGGAGTTTTACAGCAAAGAAATGCGTGGAGCAAAACAACAACGTCCAAGAGACGAGCGTGCTTTAGGAAACCTAAACGGTGCCGTTGGTGAAGCTTTAGGTAAATTATACGTTGACAAAATGTTTCCGCCAGAGGCGAAAAAGAAAGCTGAAGAAATGATTGATAATGTAATGTTAGGTTTCGAAAAGCGTATTGCTGGTTTAGAGTGGATGAGTGAAGAAACGAAAACAAAAGCATTAGAAAAATTACACAAATTAACAGTTAAAATTGCCTATCCAGATGTTTGGAAAGACTATGCAGCTTTACAAGTTAAAGGATTAGAAAAAGGTGGTACTTATTTCGAAAACGCTAAAAACGTTACCAAGTGGAACTACAACAAAAACATGGCTAAATTAGGTAAGCCAGTTGATAGAACAGAATGGGGAATGTCTCCACAAACTGTAAACGCTTACTTTAATCCCGTAAATAACGAAATTGTATTTCCAGCAGCAATTTTACAACCTCCATTTTATGATTATAAAGCAGACGAAGCTGTAAATTATGGTGGAATTGGAGCAGTAATTGGACACGAAATTTCGCATAGTTTTGATGATTCTGGAGCGCGTTTTGACGGAGACGGAAACCTTAAAAACTGGTGGACAGATCAAGATTCTGAAAAGTTTGCAGTAATTGGTAAACAATTAGTAAAACAATACAGCGATATTGTTGCAATAGACAGCATGCACTTAAATGGTGAGTTCACTTTAGGAGAAAATATTGGAGATTTAGGTGGTGTACAAGCTGCTTATGAAGGTTTACAAATTTTCTTAGAAAAAGAAGGAAGACCAGCAAATATAGATGGTTATACTCCAGAACAACGTTTCTTCCTTTCTTGGGGAACTATCTGGAGAACTAAAATGCGTGATGAAGCTCTTAAGAATTTAATTATGACAAACACACACGCGCCAGGACAATACAGAGCTTATATGCCGCTAAAAAACGTAGATGCTTTCTATGAAGCTTTCGGTGTTAAAGAAGGTGATAAAATGTACATAAAACCAGAAGAAAGAGTTAGAATCTGGTAG
- a CDS encoding 3-oxoacyl-ACP synthase — protein sequence METKEELYKLCKEYVNKRLQTVEDIISSNQKALQSETKSSAGDKHETGRAMLQLEMEKAGQQLAGITQMKEVLARIDVKKTSKVARLGSLISTDKANYFLSISAGKLTAFGKDYFAISVVSPIGKLLLGKQIKDEVFFNGNKFKIEELS from the coding sequence ATGGAAACAAAAGAAGAACTATATAAATTATGTAAAGAGTACGTAAATAAACGTTTACAAACCGTTGAAGATATAATTTCTTCTAACCAGAAAGCGTTGCAATCGGAAACCAAAAGTTCTGCTGGCGATAAGCATGAAACTGGGCGCGCAATGTTGCAATTAGAAATGGAAAAAGCAGGACAGCAATTGGCAGGAATTACCCAAATGAAAGAAGTTTTAGCAAGAATAGATGTTAAAAAAACCTCTAAAGTTGCACGTTTAGGAAGCTTAATTAGTACAGACAAAGCTAATTACTTTTTAAGCATTTCTGCCGGCAAGCTCACTGCATTTGGTAAAGATTACTTTGCTATTTCTGTGGTTTCTCCAATTGGAAAATTGTTGTTAGGAAAACAAATAAAAGATGAGGTGTTTTTTAATGGAAATAAATTTAAAATTGAGGAATTAAGTTAA
- a CDS encoding SDR family NAD(P)-dependent oxidoreductase yields the protein MSKTAFITGATSGIGKATAELFAKNNIRLILCGRRAERLQELQQELSKLTEVTTLQFDVSKRDEVEKAIKSIPDSFKEIDILINNAGNAHGLSAIQDGSIDDWDAMLDINVKGLLYVSKAIIPNMIENNNGFIVNIGSIAAKEVYANGNVYCASKHAVDALNKSMRLDLNQHNIRVSAIHPGLVETEFSDVRFKGDIERAKTVYQGYKALQAEDIADIIHFVITRPYHVNIEDLVVYPTAQASATIINKN from the coding sequence ATGAGTAAAACAGCATTTATAACAGGCGCAACTTCTGGTATTGGAAAAGCTACAGCAGAGTTGTTTGCAAAAAATAATATTAGATTAATTCTCTGCGGAAGACGTGCAGAACGTTTACAAGAATTGCAACAAGAATTAAGTAAATTAACAGAAGTAACCACTTTACAATTCGATGTTTCTAAAAGAGACGAAGTAGAAAAAGCTATAAAATCTATTCCAGATAGTTTTAAAGAAATAGATATCTTAATCAACAATGCTGGGAATGCTCATGGTTTAAGTGCTATTCAAGATGGAAGTATTGACGATTGGGACGCAATGTTAGATATTAACGTAAAAGGATTGTTGTATGTTTCTAAAGCAATTATTCCTAATATGATAGAAAATAACAACGGTTTTATTGTAAATATTGGTTCTATTGCCGCAAAAGAAGTGTACGCAAACGGAAATGTGTATTGTGCATCAAAACATGCTGTAGATGCTTTAAACAAGTCTATGCGGTTGGATTTGAATCAACATAACATAAGAGTTTCTGCAATTCATCCAGGTTTGGTAGAAACCGAGTTTTCTGACGTTCGTTTTAAAGGCGATATCGAAAGAGCAAAAACAGTTTACCAAGGTTATAAAGCATTACAGGCAGAAGATATTGCAGATATTATTCACTTTGTAATTACTAGACCATATCATGTAAATATTGAAGATTTAGTTGTGTATCCAACAGCACAAGCAAGTGCGACTATTATTAATAAAAATTAA